The Candidatus Polarisedimenticolia bacterium genome window below encodes:
- a CDS encoding 3-hydroxyacyl-CoA dehydrogenase family protein, producing MEAPVQILTPEDLTRGETGEPPSVAAVIGSGAMGHGIAQVFATAGWRVRLVDARPGAAAAGLARIGESLATAVAKGKAGAADRDAALSRIELPGDLRQAVSRAAWVVEAIPEDLESKRELFRRLGEEAAPEAVLATNTSSLSVTKIAEAARRPERVLGLHFFNPPPVMKLLEIIRAARTAPEILEAARVLARQLGKTAIVVKDSPGFATSRLGVALGLEAMRMLEEGVAGAEDIDRAMELGYGHAMGPLRVSDLVGLDVRLAIAETLRRELQDDRFEPPEILREKVRAGKLGKKTGEGFHRW from the coding sequence ATGGAGGCGCCTGTTCAAATCCTGACGCCGGAAGATTTGACGCGCGGCGAGACGGGAGAGCCGCCGAGCGTCGCGGCGGTGATCGGCAGCGGCGCCATGGGGCACGGCATCGCCCAGGTCTTTGCGACGGCGGGATGGAGGGTGCGCCTGGTCGACGCCCGGCCGGGAGCCGCGGCGGCGGGACTCGCGCGCATCGGGGAGAGCCTCGCCACCGCGGTCGCCAAGGGGAAGGCGGGCGCGGCGGATCGCGACGCCGCCCTGAGCCGCATCGAGCTTCCGGGCGATCTCCGGCAGGCCGTTTCGCGGGCGGCCTGGGTCGTCGAGGCGATTCCCGAGGACCTGGAGTCGAAGCGCGAGCTTTTCCGCAGGCTCGGTGAGGAAGCCGCGCCCGAAGCCGTTCTCGCGACCAATACCTCCTCGCTGAGCGTGACGAAGATCGCCGAGGCCGCCCGGCGCCCCGAGCGCGTCCTGGGACTCCACTTCTTCAACCCGCCCCCGGTCATGAAGCTCCTCGAAATCATCCGGGCCGCCCGGACGGCGCCGGAGATCCTGGAGGCAGCCCGAGTCCTGGCGCGGCAGCTCGGAAAGACGGCCATCGTGGTGAAGGACTCCCCGGGCTTCGCCACCTCCCGCCTCGGGGTGGCTCTGGGTCTGGAAGCGATGCGCATGCTGGAAGAGGGAGTGGCCGGTGCCGAGGACATCGATCGGGCGATGGAACTCGGCTACGGTCACGCGATGGGGCCGCTGCGCGTCTCGGATCTGGTCGGGCTCGATGTCCGGCTGGCCATTGCCGAGACCCTCCGGCGGGAGCTGCAAGACGACCGTTTCGAGCCGCCGGAGATCCTCCGGGAGAAGGTGCGCGCCGGGAAGCTCGGCAAGAAGACGGGCGAAGGCTTCCACCGCTGGTAG
- the tmk gene encoding dTMP kinase, translating into MRAFITFEGIEGSGKTTQIQLLSERLDQRQIEHVLTREPGGTEIGNQIRSILLNPVNRDLTALSELLLYQAARAQHLARIIFPALAEGKLVLCDRYKDATRAYQGRGRELPSELLEQLNGLDILALEPDLTLLFDLDPAVAVARARIREQDRLPEEARFEQEGLEFHKRVREGYLDLASTYPQRIRIVEASGRRDEVQARVLSVISSVFPALVPGP; encoded by the coding sequence GTGCGCGCCTTCATCACCTTCGAGGGAATCGAAGGATCCGGCAAGACGACCCAAATCCAGCTGCTCTCCGAGAGACTCGATCAGCGCCAGATCGAGCACGTTCTCACGCGCGAGCCCGGCGGCACCGAGATCGGCAATCAAATTCGGAGCATCCTGCTGAACCCCGTCAACCGCGATCTCACTGCCCTCTCCGAGCTTCTCCTCTACCAGGCGGCGCGGGCGCAGCATCTCGCGCGGATCATCTTCCCCGCCCTCGCCGAAGGCAAGCTCGTCCTCTGCGATCGCTACAAGGACGCGACGCGCGCCTATCAGGGCCGGGGGAGGGAGCTGCCGTCCGAGCTCCTCGAGCAGCTCAACGGGCTCGATATTCTCGCCCTGGAGCCCGATCTCACTTTGCTGTTCGACCTGGACCCCGCGGTGGCCGTCGCGCGCGCCAGGATTCGCGAGCAGGATCGGCTTCCCGAGGAGGCGCGGTTCGAGCAGGAGGGCCTGGAATTCCACAAGCGGGTGCGCGAGGGATACCTCGACTTGGCGAGCACCTATCCCCAGAGGATCCGGATCGTCGAGGCGTCGGGCCGCCGCGACGAGGTCCAGGCGCGCGTCTTGTCGGTGATCTCCTCCGTCTTCCCGGCGCTGGTCCCGGGTCCGTGA
- a CDS encoding sigma 54-interacting transcriptional regulator, whose product METGKPDRLRDRRPAAAAPRGAGAAALWRDGAGAWRYVPTRCPAMHAVEQRALRVAPSAESVLILGETGVGKDLLARLIHENSGRKHRPFVHLNCASLSESLLESELFGHMRGSYTGADESRAGQFETASGGTFFLDEIGEIPARLQAKLLHVLQEKKIYRIGGRQAVDVDVRVIAATNRDLTKDIRAGIFRRDLFYRLGVVTLRVPPLRERPEDVEDLAAHFLSRYGALYNRPDLAAPTRDLLDRLRGHAWPGNVRELENLIKRLVLMGGTELLSAEALAVDEEELFERPETPGAESSPPRSLREAARRAVKQAECRMILDALRRTAWNRKRAARELGVSYRALLYKMKDYTLRPAATASPADPSGEI is encoded by the coding sequence ATGGAAACCGGAAAACCCGATCGACTTCGCGACCGCAGGCCCGCCGCGGCGGCGCCGCGCGGCGCCGGCGCGGCCGCCCTTTGGCGCGACGGCGCCGGGGCCTGGCGGTACGTCCCGACCCGCTGTCCCGCGATGCACGCGGTCGAGCAGCGGGCGCTGCGCGTCGCCCCGTCGGCCGAGTCGGTTCTGATCCTCGGAGAGACCGGCGTCGGCAAGGACCTCCTGGCGCGGCTGATCCACGAGAACTCCGGCCGAAAACATCGGCCCTTCGTCCATTTGAACTGCGCCTCCCTTTCGGAGAGCCTCCTGGAATCGGAGCTGTTCGGCCACATGCGCGGTTCGTACACGGGGGCCGACGAGAGCCGGGCCGGTCAGTTCGAGACCGCCTCGGGCGGGACCTTCTTCCTGGACGAGATCGGGGAGATCCCGGCGCGCCTCCAGGCGAAGCTCCTGCACGTGCTGCAGGAAAAGAAGATTTACCGGATCGGGGGCCGTCAGGCCGTCGACGTGGACGTCCGCGTGATCGCCGCCACGAACCGGGATCTTACGAAGGACATTCGGGCCGGCATCTTCCGCCGGGACCTTTTCTATCGCCTGGGGGTCGTCACCCTTCGCGTGCCTCCGCTCCGGGAGCGGCCCGAAGACGTCGAGGATCTCGCGGCCCATTTCCTGTCGCGTTACGGCGCGCTCTACAACCGGCCCGATCTGGCGGCGCCGACCCGGGATCTCCTGGACCGGCTGCGCGGCCACGCCTGGCCCGGCAACGTGCGCGAGCTCGAGAACCTGATCAAGCGCCTGGTCTTGATGGGAGGGACCGAACTGCTCTCGGCCGAGGCGCTCGCGGTGGACGAGGAGGAGCTCTTCGAGCGGCCGGAAACGCCGGGCGCCGAGTCCTCTCCTCCCCGGTCGCTGCGCGAGGCGGCCCGGCGCGCGGTGAAGCAGGCCGAATGCCGCATGATTCTCGACGCGCTTCGCCGCACCGCATGGAACCGCAAGCGCGCGGCGCGCGAGCTCGGCGTCAGCTATCGTGCTTTGTTGTACAAGATGAAGGACTACACGCTTCGTCCCGCCGCGACCGCGTCGCCGGCGGATCCCTCCGGCGAGATCTAA
- a CDS encoding GAF domain-containing protein translates to MREHNRGPQGEARGGRPFEGYELKRPPEINAAMAAKRWRELNSLLHSLMVLHGDLHDRHVSPHILRTSRTIVSASHALLVAPDAQGEFRVRAHLGFPRGGRGRAGQAGRMAGAALRARKPLLVSDPAEPELISELRLLGAASCLTVPIVPGGYPWGAIQLLRPEPFHEEEAVLIWIYVMVLEEALSKTLLAVRFAFSGEPAGDDGLLDYGTFLCRLEDEIGRLGWSGRPLSLLRLDWRSLAPDPAGDSRPLLRAARLVHRSIRPSDLVAAGPQGELIVALPGANPGQAAIVAQTIRRNLVQSRVLGAENGVILSLRISSASHPVDGASGAELLKVLATAGEAESRRAGS, encoded by the coding sequence TTGAGGGAACACAATCGGGGACCCCAGGGCGAAGCGCGCGGAGGCCGACCCTTCGAAGGCTATGAGCTGAAGCGCCCGCCGGAGATCAACGCCGCGATGGCGGCGAAGCGATGGCGGGAGCTGAACAGCCTCCTGCACTCGCTCATGGTGCTGCACGGCGATCTTCACGACCGGCACGTGAGCCCGCACATCCTCAGAACGTCGCGCACCATCGTCTCGGCCTCGCACGCCCTCCTCGTCGCGCCGGACGCGCAAGGCGAATTCCGGGTGCGGGCCCACCTGGGCTTTCCCCGGGGAGGACGGGGGCGGGCGGGACAGGCGGGGAGGATGGCGGGCGCGGCGCTGCGGGCGCGCAAGCCGCTGCTGGTGTCCGATCCTGCGGAACCCGAGCTGATATCGGAGCTGCGGCTTCTCGGGGCGGCCTCCTGCCTGACGGTGCCCATCGTCCCCGGGGGATATCCCTGGGGCGCGATCCAGCTGCTGCGCCCGGAGCCGTTTCACGAAGAAGAAGCCGTCTTGATCTGGATCTACGTCATGGTCCTCGAGGAGGCGCTGTCGAAAACGCTTCTGGCGGTGCGGTTCGCCTTTTCGGGCGAGCCGGCGGGGGACGACGGCCTGCTCGACTACGGAACGTTCCTTTGCCGTCTGGAAGACGAGATCGGGCGTCTCGGCTGGTCGGGACGGCCGTTGAGCCTCCTGCGCCTCGACTGGCGCTCTCTCGCGCCGGATCCGGCCGGAGATTCGCGTCCGCTGCTCCGGGCCGCGCGCCTCGTGCACCGTTCGATCCGCCCTTCCGATCTCGTGGCCGCCGGACCGCAGGGCGAGCTGATCGTGGCGCTTCCGGGGGCGAATCCGGGACAGGCCGCGATCGTCGCCCAGACAATCCGCCGCAACCTCGTCCAGTCACGAGTCCTCGGCGCGGAAAACGGGGTGATACTCTCGCTCCGGATCTCCTCCGCCAGCCACCCCGTCGACGGCGCGAGCGGCGCGGAGCTGCTCAAGGTCCTGGCCACCGCCGGCGAAGCGGAATCGCGGCGCGCCGGGAGCTGA
- a CDS encoding Flp family type IVb pilin: protein MKAMFTRFWRSEEGQDLAEYALLIALIALVVIAAVTLLGTQIQAVFNSIANSLNP, encoded by the coding sequence ATGAAGGCTATGTTCACCCGTTTCTGGAGGAGCGAGGAGGGCCAGGACTTGGCCGAGTATGCGTTGCTGATCGCGCTCATCGCGCTGGTCGTCATCGCCGCGGTCACGTTGCTCGGCACTCAGATCCAGGCCGTGTTCAACAGCATCGCCAACAGCTTGAACCCATAG
- a CDS encoding Flp family type IVb pilin — protein MSGPRIAEPSRRFWRELVRSLLRDRRAQDLAEYGMLAALIAVVAIVAIAAVGSTLTALWSTITSAFGALP, from the coding sequence ATGAGCGGACCGCGAATCGCGGAGCCGAGCCGGAGATTCTGGAGGGAGCTGGTCCGCTCTCTTCTGCGGGATCGGCGGGCCCAGGACCTGGCGGAGTACGGCATGCTGGCAGCGCTCATCGCTGTGGTCGCCATTGTAGCCATCGCGGCGGTCGGCAGCACGCTCACGGCGCTCTGGTCGACCATCACCTCGGCGTTCGGGGCGCTTCCCTAG
- a CDS encoding A24 family peptidase: MMLHLSVILLSGAACVTDLRWRRIPNLMVLSGLCLGFALNAWAGGLPGLGQSLLGAALGLLLFLPFFALGGMGAGDVKLLAALGALLGPLDLLRVALAAALAGGLLALAAAAWQRRLGATFRAVGGLLSFWISGGLRPAYEWSLDNPGTLKIPYAVPVAVGAWLMVLARWSAP, translated from the coding sequence ATGATGCTTCATCTATCCGTCATCCTCCTCTCCGGGGCCGCCTGCGTCACCGATCTGAGGTGGCGCCGCATTCCGAATCTGATGGTCCTCTCCGGCCTGTGTCTCGGTTTCGCCCTGAACGCCTGGGCCGGCGGCCTGCCGGGTCTGGGACAGAGTCTTCTCGGCGCCGCGCTGGGACTCCTTCTGTTCCTCCCCTTCTTCGCGCTCGGCGGGATGGGGGCCGGAGACGTGAAGCTTCTGGCGGCTCTCGGGGCGCTCCTCGGTCCCCTGGATCTGCTGCGGGTGGCCCTGGCCGCGGCGCTGGCCGGCGGCCTCCTCGCCCTGGCGGCCGCCGCCTGGCAGCGCCGGCTGGGTGCGACGTTTCGCGCCGTCGGCGGCCTGCTCTCGTTTTGGATTTCCGGCGGGCTGCGACCCGCCTATGAATGGAGTCTTGATAACCCCGGGACTCTGAAGATTCCTTACGCAGTTCCCGTCGCGGTAGGCGCCTGGCTGATGGTTCTGGCTCGATGGAGCGCGCCGTGA
- a CDS encoding TadE family protein produces MRTTRRRLKSSLRREGSGQSLVEFALVVVMFLLLVVGIVEFGRAWNLYQILANASREGARLAALPNGFTSAAAVRTTVQNYLATGNVPPGKTTIAIGGAGVDGGTGTQVSVTLTYPYTFLFVGPIVRLINPGATAGADVTIQAQSVMRNE; encoded by the coding sequence GTGAGGACCACCCGGCGCCGCCTCAAAAGCTCCCTGCGACGGGAAGGCTCGGGTCAGAGTCTGGTCGAGTTCGCCTTGGTCGTCGTGATGTTCCTCCTGCTCGTCGTGGGAATCGTGGAGTTCGGCAGGGCGTGGAATCTATATCAGATTCTCGCCAACGCCAGCCGGGAAGGGGCGCGGCTCGCCGCCCTCCCCAACGGCTTCACGAGCGCGGCCGCCGTGAGGACCACCGTTCAGAACTACCTGGCGACCGGCAACGTCCCGCCGGGAAAGACGACGATCGCCATCGGCGGCGCGGGTGTCGACGGCGGCACGGGCACCCAGGTCTCGGTCACGTTGACCTATCCGTACACGTTCCTTTTCGTCGGCCCCATCGTCCGTCTGATCAATCCGGGTGCGACGGCCGGGGCCGACGTGACTATCCAGGCGCAAAGCGTGATGCGCAACGAATGA
- the cpaB gene encoding Flp pilus assembly protein CpaB: MRRIFVISILILAIGSGGAASILTYRILKNRQMSDLAGGPKPAPTFPMVVAAVKLPYGTVLQAEHVKTMEWASTVRPEGSFSDPQAVLGRAITEGVVPGEPVLEGRLAPRDAGGGLASVIPKGKRAVSVRVNEIIGVAGFVLPRTRVDVLVSVNPGGEKGRSASKMILQNVEVLAAGQKIEQDAEGKPETVNVITLLVNPEEAEKLTLASHEGELQLALRNSLDLDSVTTGGANLSAMVQGTRREPVRIRTEAPGPRPPAAPTVEVIRGSKRTTESF; this comes from the coding sequence GTGAGAAGGATTTTCGTGATCAGCATCCTGATTCTGGCGATCGGCTCGGGCGGCGCCGCCAGCATCCTCACCTACCGGATTCTCAAGAACCGGCAGATGAGCGATCTCGCCGGCGGCCCGAAGCCCGCCCCCACCTTCCCGATGGTGGTGGCGGCCGTGAAGCTTCCGTATGGAACGGTGCTCCAGGCGGAGCACGTGAAGACGATGGAATGGGCCTCCACCGTGCGCCCTGAGGGATCGTTCTCGGATCCGCAGGCGGTGCTCGGCCGCGCCATCACCGAGGGGGTCGTTCCCGGCGAGCCCGTTCTCGAGGGACGCCTGGCGCCCCGGGATGCCGGCGGCGGCCTGGCCAGCGTCATTCCCAAGGGGAAGCGGGCGGTGAGCGTGCGCGTCAACGAGATCATCGGGGTGGCGGGCTTCGTCCTGCCCCGGACGCGGGTGGACGTTCTGGTGAGCGTCAACCCGGGCGGGGAGAAGGGGCGCAGCGCCAGCAAGATGATCCTCCAGAACGTCGAGGTCCTGGCGGCGGGCCAGAAGATCGAGCAGGACGCCGAGGGCAAGCCAGAGACGGTGAACGTCATCACGCTCTTGGTCAATCCCGAGGAGGCCGAGAAGCTCACGCTCGCCAGCCACGAAGGCGAGCTGCAGCTGGCTCTCCGGAACAGCCTCGATCTCGACTCCGTCACGACGGGAGGAGCGAATCTCTCGGCGATGGTCCAGGGGACGCGCCGCGAGCCGGTTCGCATCCGCACCGAAGCGCCGGGGCCGCGGCCTCCGGCCGCTCCGACCGTGGAAGTGATCCGGGGCAGCAAGCGGACCACGGAGAGCTTCTGA
- a CDS encoding type II and III secretion system protein family protein: MKNIQRFPMRRFLVAILLAALLADGTTGPRAAAPPAAALPSPPNVLASLAAEGSRDGSGTRVTMQGNLPLSYSLAAPWEKPWYLTLNNVDPGKVGGELPVGTPQVDRIVVRSLSDAAGGPATRLEFQGGSADSRRVVVRGNSLIVELAGGQPAAVQPASPAPVAPPVPVAETRGYRPAELRSAAPVAAASPAPGPMDLTVAAGKSRTLDLSSPATRVSVTNPAIADAVVISPQQILINGIAPGSTSLLVWTRSGESRNYNLSVAMDTETLSGRLRDIFPDQQISVAASKDTLVLYGTVTKPEIGEKAVKVAADYSSKVVNNLTYPANGRRQIMLKVIFAEVNREAMTELSASLVRVDPNHPRGDHEGLSGTGVPGALGNWINRPQGPDFPFGEAINLYAFNFADKIGAFVTAMKTRGLLQVLAEPTLITADGQKASFLAGGEFPIPVAQAGAGFTSVTIIFKKFGISLDFTPEIREDQTIVLKVEPEVSSLDFANSVVLAGFSIPSLRVRRANTEVELKNGQSFAIAGLYSADLQQTKKKIPLLGDIPLLGYLFKSKNLNRNKSELLVIATPELVEPLPVGEKPALPKFDMTFDLDKTPKSKSGAPKSHAEVK, encoded by the coding sequence ATGAAAAACATCCAGCGATTCCCGATGCGTCGATTCCTGGTCGCGATCCTCCTCGCGGCGCTCCTGGCGGACGGGACGACCGGCCCCCGGGCCGCCGCGCCCCCGGCCGCCGCGCTGCCGAGCCCGCCCAACGTCCTCGCCTCGCTCGCCGCCGAAGGGTCGCGGGACGGGTCCGGCACCCGCGTCACCATGCAGGGGAACCTCCCTCTGAGCTATTCGCTGGCCGCCCCCTGGGAGAAGCCCTGGTACCTGACCCTGAACAACGTCGATCCCGGGAAGGTCGGCGGCGAGCTGCCGGTGGGCACGCCGCAGGTCGACCGCATCGTCGTCCGCTCGCTTTCCGACGCCGCCGGCGGGCCGGCCACCCGCCTGGAGTTCCAGGGCGGCTCCGCCGACAGCCGCCGCGTGGTCGTGAGGGGGAACAGCCTGATCGTGGAACTCGCCGGAGGGCAGCCGGCGGCGGTCCAGCCTGCTTCTCCCGCGCCGGTTGCGCCTCCCGTTCCCGTCGCCGAGACGCGCGGCTACCGTCCGGCCGAGCTGCGCAGCGCGGCGCCGGTTGCCGCCGCGTCACCCGCCCCCGGTCCAATGGATCTGACGGTCGCGGCGGGAAAATCGCGGACGCTCGATCTGTCCTCCCCCGCCACGCGCGTCTCCGTGACGAACCCGGCCATCGCGGACGCGGTCGTCATTTCGCCCCAGCAGATCCTGATCAACGGCATCGCGCCGGGAAGCACCAGCCTGCTGGTGTGGACGCGCTCCGGCGAGTCACGGAACTACAACCTGTCGGTCGCCATGGACACCGAGACGCTGTCGGGCAGGCTGCGTGACATCTTCCCCGATCAGCAGATATCGGTCGCCGCTTCCAAGGACACGCTGGTCCTCTACGGTACGGTCACCAAGCCGGAGATCGGGGAGAAGGCCGTCAAGGTCGCGGCCGATTATTCCTCGAAGGTGGTGAACAACCTCACCTACCCCGCCAACGGCCGCCGGCAGATCATGCTGAAAGTGATCTTCGCCGAGGTGAACCGTGAGGCGATGACCGAGCTGTCGGCTTCTCTCGTCCGGGTCGATCCCAACCATCCACGCGGCGACCACGAAGGATTGAGCGGCACCGGAGTGCCCGGCGCTCTGGGGAACTGGATCAACCGGCCCCAGGGACCCGACTTCCCCTTCGGCGAAGCCATCAACCTTTACGCCTTCAATTTCGCCGACAAGATCGGCGCCTTCGTCACGGCGATGAAGACGCGCGGGCTGCTCCAGGTCCTCGCCGAGCCCACGCTGATCACGGCCGACGGACAGAAAGCGTCGTTCCTGGCGGGAGGCGAGTTCCCCATCCCGGTGGCCCAGGCGGGCGCCGGCTTCACCTCCGTCACCATCATCTTCAAGAAGTTCGGCATCAGCCTCGACTTCACCCCCGAGATTCGCGAGGACCAGACCATCGTCCTGAAGGTGGAGCCCGAGGTGTCGTCCCTCGACTTCGCCAACTCCGTCGTGCTCGCGGGGTTCTCCATCCCCTCGCTGCGGGTGCGCCGCGCCAATACCGAGGTGGAGCTCAAGAACGGCCAGAGCTTCGCCATCGCCGGACTCTATTCGGCGGACCTCCAGCAGACGAAGAAGAAGATTCCGCTCCTCGGGGACATCCCGCTGCTCGGCTACCTGTTCAAGAGCAAGAACCTGAACCGGAACAAGAGCGAGCTGCTGGTGATCGCCACGCCGGAGCTGGTGGAGCCGTTGCCCGTCGGAGAGAAGCCGGCGCTGCCGAAGTTCGACATGACATTCGACCTCGACAAGACGCCGAAGTCGAAGTCGGGCGCGCCCAAGTCGCACGCCGAGGTGAAATAG
- a CDS encoding pilus assembly protein TadG-related protein: MKTEGATADLRGARCSANPGARRGERGAIIILAALVMIVVLGAAALAIDVGVLYTARTQCQNAADSGALACAGYMLTLNNLNAGAVSKLKNKGVEYANLNKVLSQPVTITPANVTVNLGLKRCKVCVPRTTASGNPVPTYFARVWNRYSADVSACATAEIANAQTANCIKPWALPDAFDDANGNGAFDAGEYYAPGVTSYGTDYRHNGNDVGVSIIVKQSNPQSAIAPGQFFPIDLPIPTSPDTGGDRYRDNIVSCNTTGVNIGDTLFTENGNMIGPTKQGVDDLIALDPNAVWDSAAGQIANSAYGAAGSPRIIRIPFFDPNAPPVSGKTTVIVTNIASLFLESIDGNGVVHARIMLATGQSPGGSPGGLQFVRLVE, translated from the coding sequence ATGAAAACCGAAGGTGCCACGGCCGATCTCCGAGGGGCGCGATGCTCTGCGAACCCCGGAGCCCGCCGGGGTGAGCGCGGCGCCATCATCATCCTGGCCGCCTTGGTCATGATCGTGGTGCTCGGCGCCGCGGCGCTGGCCATCGACGTGGGGGTGCTCTACACGGCGCGGACGCAATGCCAGAACGCCGCCGATTCGGGGGCGCTCGCCTGCGCCGGGTACATGCTGACCCTGAACAACCTGAACGCCGGGGCGGTGAGCAAGCTCAAGAACAAGGGAGTGGAGTACGCCAATCTCAACAAGGTGCTCTCGCAGCCCGTCACCATCACTCCCGCGAACGTCACGGTCAATCTGGGCTTGAAGCGCTGCAAGGTTTGCGTTCCGCGGACCACGGCGAGTGGCAATCCCGTGCCAACCTATTTCGCCCGCGTCTGGAACCGCTACTCCGCCGACGTCTCGGCGTGCGCCACCGCCGAGATCGCCAACGCCCAGACGGCGAACTGCATCAAGCCGTGGGCCCTTCCCGACGCCTTCGACGACGCCAATGGTAACGGCGCCTTCGACGCCGGTGAGTACTACGCCCCGGGAGTCACCTCCTACGGCACCGATTACCGTCACAACGGCAACGACGTCGGGGTCTCGATCATCGTGAAGCAATCCAACCCGCAGTCGGCCATCGCTCCGGGACAGTTCTTCCCCATCGACCTCCCGATCCCGACCTCCCCGGACACCGGGGGCGATCGCTACCGCGACAACATCGTCTCGTGCAACACCACGGGGGTGAACATCGGCGACACCCTCTTCACCGAGAACGGTAACATGATCGGCCCCACCAAGCAGGGCGTCGACGACCTCATCGCGCTCGATCCGAACGCCGTCTGGGACTCGGCCGCCGGGCAGATCGCCAACAGCGCCTATGGCGCGGCGGGAAGTCCCCGGATCATCCGGATTCCCTTCTTCGATCCCAACGCGCCCCCGGTTTCGGGAAAGACCACGGTGATCGTGACGAACATCGCGAGCCTGTTCCTGGAGAGCATCGACGGCAACGGCGTCGTGCACGCCAGGATCATGCTCGCCACGGGGCAGAGCCCCGGCGGGAGTCCGGGCGGCCTCCAGTTCGTGAGGCTGGTCGAATGA
- a CDS encoding AAA family ATPase: protein MTPKTPFSELLVLSDRPAFLAEIRQALGGAEGISVTPVDGTPRPGSLAACLAALDARRHGILLVDAHGDASAALLLAQAVFDHRPGSRVFLAGAAGDPDLILRALRAGAAEYLPLPVERRSLMEAILRLWRRLSPETPGAAPGRGKILTFLGSKGGCGTTTLSANLAVTLAARGSSTLLVDLDFTGGDAAMFLNLTPAFTVADVVQNAHRLDRDLLGGMVVKHVSGVEMLAAGEDPLRSRTLEPARIGQVLAFCRDHYEHVVVNTRETDDPITQAAVSQADLIHLVTCLDFLALRRAQWSLRRLARFGISRDVIRLVVNRYEKNPYISLEEAEKILDIKAAWTVPLDLKTAQEALNDGIPFVTRSRNGILKSFESYAENLLPAGRTASPPAAPRRSRWFGSRASARPSEGGATA, encoded by the coding sequence ATGACCCCCAAGACCCCGTTCAGCGAGCTGCTCGTCCTTTCGGATCGTCCGGCGTTCCTCGCCGAGATCCGGCAAGCCCTCGGCGGCGCCGAGGGCATCTCCGTGACGCCGGTCGACGGCACGCCGCGGCCCGGCAGCCTGGCCGCCTGCCTCGCGGCCCTCGATGCGCGCCGCCACGGGATCCTTCTCGTGGACGCCCACGGCGATGCTTCGGCGGCGCTCCTCCTGGCCCAGGCGGTTTTCGACCACCGGCCCGGCTCCCGGGTATTCCTCGCCGGGGCCGCCGGCGATCCCGACCTGATCCTGCGGGCGCTGCGCGCCGGCGCGGCCGAATATCTTCCCCTGCCGGTAGAGCGGCGCTCGCTGATGGAGGCGATCCTACGCCTCTGGCGCCGGCTCTCTCCGGAGACGCCGGGCGCGGCGCCCGGGCGAGGGAAGATCCTCACCTTCCTGGGAAGCAAAGGGGGCTGCGGGACGACCACGCTCTCCGCCAACCTGGCCGTGACGCTGGCCGCCCGGGGAAGCTCCACCCTGCTCGTCGACCTCGACTTCACCGGGGGAGACGCCGCAATGTTCCTCAACCTCACTCCCGCTTTCACCGTGGCCGACGTGGTGCAGAACGCCCACCGCCTGGATCGCGACCTCCTCGGCGGGATGGTGGTGAAGCACGTCTCCGGGGTCGAGATGCTCGCGGCCGGCGAGGACCCGCTCCGATCCCGCACGCTCGAGCCGGCGAGAATCGGCCAAGTCCTGGCGTTCTGCCGGGACCATTACGAGCACGTGGTGGTGAACACCCGCGAAACCGACGACCCGATCACCCAGGCCGCGGTGAGCCAGGCCGACCTGATCCACCTCGTCACGTGCCTCGACTTCCTGGCGCTGCGGCGGGCCCAGTGGTCGCTGCGCCGGCTGGCCCGCTTCGGCATCTCACGGGACGTCATCCGGCTGGTGGTGAACCGCTACGAGAAGAACCCCTACATCTCGCTCGAAGAGGCGGAGAAGATCCTCGACATCAAGGCCGCCTGGACGGTTCCCCTCGATCTCAAGACCGCGCAGGAAGCCTTGAACGACGGGATTCCGTTCGTGACCCGCAGCCGCAACGGGATCTTGAAGAGCTTCGAGTCCTACGCCGAGAACCTCCTCCCGGCCGGCCGGACGGCAAGCCCCCCGGCCGCACCGCGGCGGTCCCGCTGGTTCGGATCGCGGGCCTCGGCCCGCCCGAGCGAAGGAGGAGCCACCGCATGA